Part of the Pseudomonadota bacterium genome, GCGCGTCATCATGCGCCTCGAAGACCTCGATCTGGGACGCGTTCGAGAGGGCGCCCACGATGCGGCGCTCGACGACCTCCGCTGGCTGGGCATGGACTGGGATGGCCCCCCGGCGATACAGTCGCGCGACCTCTCACCCTATCGCGAGGCACTCGACAGCCTGGCCCGCCAGGATCTTCTGTTCCGCTGTGATCGATCGCGCGCGGAGATCCGCCTCGCCGCCAGCGCCCCCCATGCGGAAGACGGCGAGACTCGGTACCCGCCGGCGCTGCGCCCACCGCCTCCCTGGCCCCGCACCATAGACACCCTGCAGGCGAACTGGCGCCTGCGGGTCGAGCCTGGTCGCGAAGCGGTGCACGACCAGTTGCTCGGCGACCACGTGTTCGACCCCGGCCTGGAGGCCGGAGACCTCGTGGTCTGGACGCGACAAGGCGTTCCTTCCTATCAGCTCGCCGTGGTGGTGGACGACGCGCGCCATGGAATCACCGACGTGGTGAGAGGCGACGATCTGCTTCCCAGCGCTGCCCGGCAGCAGCGCGTCGCAAGGGCCCTCGGCCTCCCCCACGCGCGCTGGTGGCACGTTCCCCTGGTCTACGACGGTGACGGGAAGCGCCTCGCCAAGCGACACGGCGCGCACAGCCTGGCCCGTCTGCGCGCGGATGGCGTGCCCGCGCAACGCGTGATCGGGTGGTGCGCCCACAGCCTGGGCCTCGTCGACACCCCGGATCCTATCACAGCGGATGCGCTCGTCGGCCTCGCCACGCCAGACGCCGTGCGTGCCGCCATCGCCGCCACGCGCGCATCCCGTGTGGTGTTCGCGCCCGAGATGCTCGACTGAGCTCTCCGACATCTCCCTGACGCCCGCGGCTCGAGCGCCCTCACGATTAAACCGTGCCCCCGCGCAGCCTCACCTGTTCACACCGTCTGACGAAAACGGCAACAAGGTTCACATCATCACCGCTTCCCCGTGCCCCCCGACGGCCTACGATGAAGACACGAAAGCGAAGAACCGGCACGAAGGAAGCAGATCATGCAAGATGCATCCATGCACGGATTCCGTGCGCACGCTCCCATGCCCCAGATGCACCACACCCAGGGCAGCGCTCCTCGTGGCGCCGCCGACGGCGCCTCCAACCCGCTCACCCAGCTCGCACACCTCTTTCACGGCATCTTCGGTGCCGGCAACTTCCAGGGAGGCGGCAGAGGTGCAGGCATGACGATGGCCCCATCGGTGGGGAACTTCGGGCAGGGCAATGGAGCAGGAGCGAGCGCCTCCCCTCCCCCGGCCCCTGACGCTGGCGCGTCACGGGAAGGACAGGGCAGCGCGCGCAGCACGTACAGCAGCGATCGCGGCGCGTACAGCAGCGATCGCGGCGCGTACAGCAGCGATCGCGGCGCGTACAGCAGTGCCCGCAGCACATCCGGCAATGAGCGAAGCACGTTCAGCAGCGAGCACAGAGGCACCGGCGCCACGCGCCCGGCCACGCGCATCTTCGACAACCCGAGCGACGCAGGGCTCTCGACCTATGGGCACAGCGGCGGAATCTGGCTCAACAACCCGAACGGCGACGCGGCGGCGGTGTCGCGCGCGGTGAATGCGGCCGGTGACAAGGCGCCGGTGTTCGTGCAGTACTCGGTTCCGGGACGAGACAACGGCGGTGCGTCTGCGGGCGGCGCGCGCAGCGCGCAGCAGTACCTGCGGGGGGTGGAAGCCAACGCCAAGGCCATCGGAAACCACAATGCCGTTGTGGTTCTCGAACCCGATGCGCTGGCCATGGGCAAGAGCCCCCAGCTCATCAAGCAAGCGCTCGAGACCTACAAGAAGAACGCGCCCAACGCAAAGGTTCTTCTCGACGCCGCCCACTCGCAGTGGATGAAGGGGCCGCAGATGGCGAACCTGCTCAAGTCGGCCGGCATCGACAAGGCCGACGGCTTCAGCAGCAACGTGTCGAACTACCACAGCACCGCCGATGAGAAGGCCTACGGCAATTCCATCCGCCAGGCGCTCGGCCCCGGCTACGCCAACCTCCCCCAATACATCGACACCAGCCGCAACAAGAACGGCGACGGCCTGAACAGCGCGGGGCGCGTCACGTGGGGCGACCCGGTTCGCGCTCGCAACGGTCCCGTGGCCACGGGCCTCCCTCCCGGCACCGCCATCGACGCCAAGACCACGGCGCTCTGGGTGAAGCCCCCTGGGGAGGCCGACGGCCTGCGCTTCCGCGCGGGTCAGTACGTGGGCACGCGGCTCGTGCAGCGGGGCTGAGCGCCCCCCGGTTCACCGAGCCGTGTAGACGCGCCCCTCCACGGGTGTCACGGGGTCATCGCTCTCGGCCACGTCGAAGCGCATCGGAAACGACTCGCTGTCGATCCCGTCGATCGGCCGAAACACCATGAAGTGGAGATGCGGCTCACTGGCATACCCCACGTCGCCCGAGCGCCCGAGAACGTCACCGGCCCGCACGCGGTCCCCCGCGCGCACATTCACCCCGCCCCGTTGGAGATGCACATACTCGGCACAGCTGCCATCGGAGTGGCGCACGATCACCTCGTTGGTGAAGGGGGCCAGCGCGGGGTCCGGCGCGCTACGCGTGTAGCGATCGATGGTGTACACCACCTCGCCGTCACGGGCGGCCCTCACCTCTGTGCCGCGTGGCATCTGGAAATCGACCGCATACCGCTGCGCACCGTGATGGCTGAAGGTGCCATCGAAGCCCTGCAGCACCTTGAACCGCTGGCCGGCGGCAAACGGCAGGCGGTACACAGCCCGCAGATCCGGATGGGCGTCTGCGCTTCCGAGTCGAACGTTCCACAGGTAGTGATAGCGCCACCGTGACCCATCGCGAGGCAGCAGCACCCGGAATGCGGTCGCCGTCGAAGCGCCGGGCAGCACGAAGGTGCGCGGCTGTTCACGATCGGCCTCTACGTTCTCGGCCACGTCGAGTCTCAGCGTGACGGTGACCTCAGCGGTCACCAGATTCTCGACGACGAGCTCGACGTCGCGCCCCACGTGCCGCTCGTGGACGCGCACAAGCGGAGGAGATTCCTCAGCGCCGGCGACCCCCGTCGCCACCACGAGAGCCAGGAGGAGCAGCGCAAGCGCGCGCGTGTACCGACGCGTCACTTCGACTTCGTCTCCGGTGACGCGCCTGGCATCGCGTCGGCGGCGGGAGGCCCCGCGTCGGCGGAAGATGCGCTCGCCTCGGCTTCCAGCGCCGCCTTCTGCGAAGGAAGGGGAAGCGCGGAGATGAGCCCTTCGCGCAACAGGGTGCCATACACCGCGAGATTGAGCGCGGTGCGGGTGGCGCCCCAGTGCTCGGCGCTCGCCACCCAGGCGCGCACCTGCAAGATGAGCGCCTTGTCGGTGAACTTGATGAACAGGCACGCGGGCGCCGGATCGCTGATGATGTTCTCGACCTTGCTGGCCTCACTCACCAGGAGATCCATCACCGCCTGGGCGTCGTACCCGTTGGGAATCTGCACCTCGATCTCGAGACGTCGCTGCTGATCAGCGAACGTGTAGTTCACCACGTTGGCCGACAGCAGGGTGCCGTTGGGAAGGATGATGTCACTTCCATCTGACGCGTGGAGCACGCTCGCCCGGAGCCCGATGTGGGTGAGCACGCCTCGGTTGCTCCCCATCTCGATGACGTCACCGATCTTGACCGGACGCTCGAACAGCAGTATGAGCCCGCTCACCAGGTTGTTCACGATGGTCTGCAGACCGAAGCCGAGACCCACGCCAAAGGCGCTGGCCAGCAGGGTGAAGCGCGTCATGTCGACGCCCAGTGCACCCAGGGCCAGCAAGAAACCCACCAGCACCATCACGTAGTGAAGCACGGTGGAGATGGCGAAGGGCACACCGTTTGGCAAGGAGAGCCGCGGATAGACGTCGTGGTGGAGAAGCGCGAGTATCACCTTCGAGCAGACGAACGCAGCCGTGAGCGTGAGCACGAAGAGCACGATGGTGATGGGGGTGATGCCCGTCCACCAGAGATCGGTCTGCGCCCAGCGTCGAAGCGCGCCCTCAACTGCCCCCTCGAGCGGCGTCTGGAGCACCAGCTGGCGCAGCCAGAGCAACAGGGCCATCACCCCGAACAGGTAGTGCGTTCCCTTGATCAGGCTCTTTCGATGGTGCACCACCGCGCCCAGACGCACCAGCGGCGGCACCATCGTCACGTAGAGCACAAGCGTATCGAGAAGAACGAGCGCCACGCTGAAGAGAAATCCGAGGTAGACAGGCGCGATGGCAAGATTCATGAGATAGCGGCTCAGATTTGTGAGCCCCGTGACATTGGCAGCCGTGGCACAGGACACCCCCAGCAGCAAGTACCACGTCATCGTGCGCAGGAAGCGAACCGCCGATGGCTGCGTGGGCTTGACGGCTTCGAGCCGACCAGAGCGGAGCAGCCAGATGGCAAAGCAGATGAGCATCAGCTGCTCGATGGTGAGCACAAAGCGAAACGCGCCCATCGCCGACAGCGTGAGGTTTCGCATCACGTCAAAGGTGCTCGAGCCGATCAGCAGGTACAGCGCCACGTGCAAGCGCGTGTCGAGAACGGGCCGAACAACGACGATGGCGCTCACGAGGCCCATGACCATGAACAGGAACGAGAAGAGGCGTGGAGGCGCCGGGTAGAGCGCTGCCACGGCGAGCAGCGACATGATGACCGCGGTGGCAAGCGGATTGCGAACCGCGGCCAGCGTCGTGCTCCCGCTGACGTCCTCGCGATCGAAAGCGCGCTGTGCGAAGCGTGTGAGCAGGAAGAGAAACAGGATCACGACCGCGTGCCCGAAGAGCGACTGACGGTGGGTGATTGCGTAGGTCACAATGAGGTCGACGCGTGAGGCCATCGCCAGCCAGACCTGGTTCAGCCCTCCCTCCACCGAGAATGCACCCGAGCCCCAGATGGGCATGGTGTCACGAACCAGCAGGCGCTTTGCCGCTTGTCGGCTGTTGCTGAGAAGGCGGCTGCTGAGATCTTCGTAGAGAGAGTCGGTCTCAGAGAGCTGGTTCTGCATCGACAGGGTATGACGCATCCACTTCTCCGCCTGCTCCTGGGTGTTCGAGATGAGCAGGCAGACCGACCGCACGTTGTCGAGAACGTCGGAAGGTGCCGAACCGTCGAGCATCGAGCGCAAGGTGACCTGCCAGAGCACCGCCATCTGAGACAGCTTCTGCTTGTCCGCGTCAAGCAGCGTGAGTCGAGCCGTGAGCGCGCGCTGCCAGACCTCGAGATTGGCGCACATCGAACGCAGATCGACGATCAGCACCTGAACGGTGTCAAATGAGGGATCGCGACGCGTGGTCTCTTCGACGTGCCCGTGGAACAGACGGATGTTCTCGCGCAGGAGCCGAAGCTCGCTCTCGATGCCATTGAGCTCGGTGTCCTCGCCGAGCTCGACACGCATCTTCTCGAGCGTCGACCGCGTGGATTCTGCCTTCTCGACAACGATGGAGATGGGAATGGGCGTGGGCCCCGTGGCAGGAACGACAGGCGCTGAAGAGGGCGCGGCCCCAGGCCCGCCGGAAGGCGCGGCAGACG contains:
- a CDS encoding M23 family metallopeptidase, with the protein product MTRRYTRALALLLLALVVATGVAGAEESPPLVRVHERHVGRDVELVVENLVTAEVTVTLRLDVAENVEADREQPRTFVLPGASTATAFRVLLPRDGSRWRYHYLWNVRLGSADAHPDLRAVYRLPFAAGQRFKVLQGFDGTFSHHGAQRYAVDFQMPRGTEVRAARDGEVVYTIDRYTRSAPDPALAPFTNEVIVRHSDGSCAEYVHLQRGGVNVRAGDRVRAGDVLGRSGDVGYASEPHLHFMVFRPIDGIDSESFPMRFDVAESDDPVTPVEGRVYTAR
- a CDS encoding tRNA glutamyl-Q(34) synthetase GluQRS, with protein sequence RVIMRLEDLDLGRVREGAHDAALDDLRWLGMDWDGPPAIQSRDLSPYREALDSLARQDLLFRCDRSRAEIRLAASAPHAEDGETRYPPALRPPPPWPRTIDTLQANWRLRVEPGREAVHDQLLGDHVFDPGLEAGDLVVWTRQGVPSYQLAVVVDDARHGITDVVRGDDLLPSAARQQRVARALGLPHARWWHVPLVYDGDGKRLAKRHGAHSLARLRADGVPAQRVIGWCAHSLGLVDTPDPITADALVGLATPDAVRAAIAATRASRVVFAPEMLD